A window of the Dickeya dianthicola NCPPB 453 genome harbors these coding sequences:
- the radA gene encoding DNA repair protein RadA, whose protein sequence is MAKAVKRAFVCNECGADYPRWQGQCSACHAWNTITEVRLAAASSSSRSDRFSGYAGDSGNVSRVQKLSEISLEALPRFSTGFQEFDRVLGGGVVPGSAILIGGNPGAGKSTLLLQTLCKLAEQMKTLYVTGEESLQQVAMRAHRLGLPAQHINMLSETSIEQICLIAEQEQPKLMVIDSIQVMHLADIQSSPGSVAQVRETAAYLTRFAKTRGVAIVMVGHVTKDGSLAGPKVLEHCIDCSVLLDGDADSRFRTLRSHKNRFGAVNELGVFAMTEQGLREISNPSAIFLSRGDEITSGSSVMVVWEGTRPLLVEIQALVDHSMMANPRRVAVGLEQNRLAILLAVLHRHGGLQMSDQDVFVNVVGGVKVTETSADLALLLSLVSSFRDRPLPQDLVVFGEVGLAGEIRPVPSGQERITEAAKHGFKRAIVPFANMPKKPPANMQVMGVKKLSDALTILDDL, encoded by the coding sequence ATGGCCAAAGCCGTCAAACGCGCCTTTGTCTGTAATGAATGCGGGGCCGATTATCCGCGCTGGCAGGGGCAGTGCAGCGCCTGTCACGCCTGGAACACCATCACCGAGGTACGCCTGGCCGCCGCGTCCTCCTCGTCACGCAGCGACCGTTTTTCCGGTTACGCCGGAGACAGCGGCAACGTCAGCCGGGTGCAGAAACTGTCGGAAATCAGTCTGGAAGCGCTGCCGCGTTTCTCCACCGGCTTTCAGGAATTCGACCGGGTGCTGGGCGGCGGCGTGGTGCCCGGCAGCGCCATTCTGATCGGCGGCAACCCCGGTGCAGGCAAAAGCACCCTATTGCTGCAAACCCTGTGCAAACTGGCCGAACAGATGAAAACCCTGTACGTCACCGGCGAGGAATCCCTCCAGCAGGTGGCGATGCGCGCTCACCGTCTTGGCCTGCCCGCCCAGCATATCAACATGCTGTCGGAAACCAGCATCGAGCAGATCTGCCTGATTGCCGAGCAGGAACAGCCGAAACTGATGGTGATCGACTCCATTCAGGTGATGCATCTGGCGGACATTCAATCGTCTCCCGGCAGCGTGGCGCAGGTGCGGGAAACCGCCGCCTACCTGACACGCTTCGCCAAAACCCGCGGTGTGGCCATCGTCATGGTCGGCCACGTCACCAAAGACGGCTCACTGGCCGGCCCGAAAGTGCTGGAGCACTGTATCGACTGTTCAGTGCTGCTGGACGGCGACGCCGACTCCCGTTTCCGCACCCTGCGCAGCCACAAGAACCGCTTCGGCGCCGTCAATGAGCTGGGCGTATTCGCCATGACCGAGCAGGGGCTGCGGGAAATCAGCAACCCGTCCGCCATTTTCCTGAGCCGGGGCGATGAAATCACCTCCGGCAGTTCGGTGATGGTGGTGTGGGAAGGCACCCGGCCGCTGCTGGTGGAAATTCAGGCGCTGGTGGACCACTCGATGATGGCGAATCCGCGCCGGGTCGCGGTCGGGCTGGAGCAGAACCGGCTGGCTATTTTGCTGGCGGTGCTGCACCGTCACGGCGGGCTGCAAATGTCGGATCAGGACGTGTTCGTCAACGTGGTGGGCGGCGTCAAGGTAACGGAAACCAGCGCCGACCTGGCGCTGCTGCTGTCGCTGGTGTCAAGCTTCCGCGATCGGCCGCTGCCGCAGGATTTGGTGGTGTTCGGCGAAGTCGGGCTGGCCGGGGAAATCCGCCCGGTGCCGAGCGGTCAGGAACGCATCACCGAAGCCGCCAAGCACGGTTTTAAGCGCGCCATCGTGCCGTTTGCCAATATGCCGAAGAAACCGCCCGCCAACATGCAGGTGATGGGCGTGAAAAAATTGTCGGACGCGCTGACGATCCTCGACGATCTGTAA
- the serB gene encoding phosphoserine phosphatase, with protein sequence MSNRLTYSDLPNEINCWPNLPLSLSDDEVMPLDYRAGNTGWLMYGDVLDKYLLSRIQRRLDEPLVIVSAWSVDDYQVVRLAGILTPRITKVAHELGLDVTPMYNAPSLRAPGLLVMDMDSTAIQIECIDEIAKLAGTGEQVAEVTERAMRGELDFSASLRQRVGTLKDADANILRQVRDTLPLMPGLKNMVKQLQDAGWHLAIASGGFTYFADYLRDELGLVAAVANEMGMRDGKLTGDVVGPIVDAKYKADTLRQLAEKLAIPLPQTVAIGDGANDLLMIKAAGLGIAYHAKPKVNEQSAVSIRHANLTGVLCILSGSLRHEKS encoded by the coding sequence ATGTCTAACCGTTTGACCTATAGCGATCTGCCTAATGAGATCAACTGCTGGCCAAATTTGCCGCTGTCGCTGAGTGACGACGAGGTTATGCCGCTCGACTATCGCGCCGGCAATACCGGTTGGCTGATGTACGGCGACGTGCTCGACAAATATCTGTTATCCCGCATCCAGCGCCGTTTGGATGAACCGCTGGTGATCGTCAGCGCCTGGAGCGTGGACGACTATCAGGTGGTGCGGCTGGCCGGTATCCTGACGCCGCGCATCACCAAAGTCGCCCACGAATTGGGGCTGGACGTGACGCCGATGTACAACGCCCCGAGCCTGCGTGCGCCCGGCCTGCTGGTCATGGACATGGATTCCACCGCGATCCAGATCGAATGTATCGATGAAATCGCCAAGCTGGCGGGCACCGGTGAGCAAGTGGCCGAGGTCACCGAACGCGCCATGCGCGGCGAGCTGGATTTCTCCGCCAGTCTGCGTCAGCGCGTCGGCACCCTGAAAGACGCGGACGCCAACATTCTGCGTCAGGTGCGGGACACTCTGCCGCTGATGCCAGGCCTGAAAAACATGGTCAAACAGTTGCAGGACGCGGGCTGGCATCTGGCCATCGCCTCCGGCGGCTTCACCTATTTCGCCGACTACCTGCGCGACGAACTCGGGCTGGTGGCGGCGGTCGCCAACGAAATGGGCATGCGCGACGGCAAACTGACCGGCGACGTGGTTGGCCCGATCGTCGATGCGAAATATAAAGCGGATACGCTGCGTCAACTGGCGGAAAAGCTGGCGATCCCGCTGCCCCAGACGGTCGCCATCGGCGACGGCGCCAACGACCTGCTGATGATCAAAGCAGCCGGGCTGGGCATCGCCTACCACGCCAAACCCAAGGTCAACGAACAGAGCGCGGTCAGCATCCGCCATGCCAACCTGACCGGCGTGCTGTGCATTCTCAGTGGTAGCCTGAGGCATGAAAAAAGCTGA
- a CDS encoding YtjB family periplasmic protein, with protein sequence MVRARIKFRLHRTAIVLICLALLVVLLQGASYFSLSHQMARSEQVEELARTLVRQVAFSLTPLMESNSDNSGRIEETLRQLTEHSRILDAALYQQDGTLVARAGEQIEVRDRLALDGSRAGSYFNHQLVEPVNSKDGPIGFLRITLDTHVLATEARQVDNTTNILRLMVLMALAIGIILARTLLQHRRSRWQQSPYLLTANAPVQDDEPANDDEPSTQDGDKTRKP encoded by the coding sequence ATGGTTCGGGCCCGGATAAAATTTCGCTTACATCGTACGGCCATTGTGTTGATCTGTCTGGCTCTGCTGGTGGTGTTGCTACAGGGCGCGTCCTATTTCAGCCTCAGTCACCAAATGGCCCGTTCCGAGCAGGTGGAAGAGCTGGCTCGCACGCTGGTGCGGCAGGTGGCGTTCAGCCTGACGCCGCTGATGGAAAGCAACAGCGACAACAGCGGCAGAATCGAGGAAACGCTGCGCCAGCTCACTGAGCACAGCCGTATTCTGGATGCCGCTTTATATCAGCAGGATGGCACGCTGGTGGCGCGCGCCGGCGAACAGATTGAGGTGCGCGACCGGCTGGCGCTGGATGGCAGCCGCGCCGGCAGTTACTTCAACCACCAACTGGTGGAACCGGTCAACAGTAAGGACGGGCCGATCGGTTTTCTGCGCATTACGCTGGATACTCATGTGCTGGCGACCGAAGCCCGTCAGGTAGACAACACCACCAACATCCTGCGGCTGATGGTGCTGATGGCGCTGGCCATCGGCATTATTCTGGCCCGCACCCTGCTGCAGCATCGTCGTTCCCGCTGGCAGCAGTCGCCTTATCTGCTGACGGCCAACGCGCCGGTGCAGGACGATGAACCGGCCAACGACGATGAGCCCTCCACGCAGGATGGAGATAAAACTCGCAAACCCTGA
- the tam gene encoding trans-aconitate 2-methyltransferase — translation MQDWNPELYLRFAGERTRPALELLSRISHSAPIAITDLGCGPGNSTELLHQSWPQARVTGVDNSSAMLQQARQRLPGCAFQEADIASWQPDAPQDIIYANASLQWLPDHDQLLPALIDNLAPGGVLAVQMPDTLSQPTHQLMRKIAAEGPWWERFGDVDQVRQALLSTGQYYDLLVSHGCDVDIWHTTYYHVMSGPQAIIEWLTGTGLRPFLAELNEQEQQDFLQQYQLCLQTAYPAQADGNSLLTYPRLFMVATKRR, via the coding sequence ATGCAAGACTGGAATCCCGAACTTTACCTGCGCTTTGCCGGCGAACGTACCCGCCCCGCCCTTGAACTGTTATCCCGCATTTCCCACTCTGCTCCCATTGCCATCACCGATCTGGGCTGCGGCCCCGGTAACAGCACCGAGCTGCTGCATCAGTCCTGGCCGCAGGCGCGAGTCACCGGCGTGGATAACTCAAGCGCTATGCTACAGCAGGCGCGGCAACGCCTGCCGGGCTGCGCGTTTCAGGAAGCGGATATCGCCAGTTGGCAGCCGGATGCGCCGCAGGACATCATCTACGCCAACGCCTCGCTGCAATGGTTACCGGACCATGACCAACTGCTGCCTGCGCTGATCGATAATCTGGCGCCGGGCGGCGTGTTGGCGGTGCAAATGCCGGATACCCTCAGCCAGCCCACGCATCAGCTGATGCGCAAAATCGCCGCCGAAGGGCCGTGGTGGGAACGATTCGGCGATGTGGATCAGGTCAGGCAGGCGCTGCTCAGCACCGGGCAATACTACGACCTGCTGGTCAGTCACGGTTGCGATGTCGATATCTGGCACACCACCTACTATCATGTGATGAGCGGGCCGCAGGCAATCATCGAGTGGTTGACAGGCACCGGTTTGCGTCCGTTTCTGGCGGAGTTGAACGAGCAGGAACAGCAGGATTTTCTGCAACAATACCAGTTGTGCCTGCAAACGGCTTACCCGGCGCAGGCCGACGGCAACAGCCTGTTGACCTATCCGCGCCTGTTTATGGTGGCGACCAAACGCCGGTGA
- the prfC gene encoding peptide chain release factor 3 produces MSPSEYAREVSKRRTFAIISHPDAGKTTITEKVLLFGQAIQVAGTVKGRGSNQHAKSDWMEMEKQRGISITTSVMQFPYLECLVNLLDTPGHEDFSEDTYRTLTAVDCCLMVIDAAKGVEDRTRKLMEVTRLRDTPILTFMNKLDRDIRDPMELLDEVESELKIACAPITWPIGCGKLFKGVYHLYKDETYLYQSGMGHTIQAVRIVKGLDNPELDQAVGEDLAAQLRDELELVKGASHEFEQDAFLNGELTPVFFGTALGNFGVDHMLDGLVAWAPAPMPRQTDVRVVSADEEKFSGFVFKIQANMDPKHRDRVAFMRVVSGRYDKGMKLRQVRTGKDVVISDALTFMAGDRSHVEEAYPGDIIGLHNHGTIQIGDTFTQGEELKFTGIPNFAPELFRRIRLRDPLKQKQLLKGLVQLSEEGAVQVFRPLINNDLIVGAVGVLQFDVVVARLKTEYNVEAVYESVNVSTARWVECDDVKKFEEFKRKNEQHLAFDGGDNLTYVAPTMVNLNLAKERYPDVQFHKTREH; encoded by the coding sequence ATGTCTCCAAGTGAATACGCACGCGAAGTCTCGAAACGTCGGACATTCGCCATTATCTCTCACCCCGACGCCGGTAAAACCACCATTACGGAAAAGGTGCTGCTGTTCGGACAGGCGATTCAGGTCGCCGGTACGGTGAAAGGACGCGGCTCCAACCAGCACGCCAAATCCGACTGGATGGAGATGGAAAAGCAGCGCGGTATCTCGATTACCACCTCGGTAATGCAGTTCCCTTACCTTGAATGTCTGGTCAACCTGCTGGATACGCCGGGGCACGAAGACTTTTCCGAAGATACTTACCGTACGCTGACCGCCGTCGACTGCTGCCTGATGGTGATCGACGCCGCCAAGGGCGTTGAAGACAGGACCCGCAAGCTGATGGAAGTTACCCGTCTGCGCGACACGCCGATCCTGACCTTTATGAACAAGCTTGACCGCGACATCCGCGACCCGATGGAGCTGCTGGACGAAGTGGAAAGCGAGCTGAAAATCGCCTGTGCGCCGATTACCTGGCCGATCGGCTGCGGTAAGTTGTTCAAGGGCGTGTACCATCTCTACAAGGACGAAACCTATCTTTATCAGAGCGGTATGGGCCATACCATTCAGGCCGTGCGCATCGTCAAGGGGCTGGATAATCCGGAACTGGATCAGGCGGTGGGCGAGGATCTGGCCGCGCAATTGCGCGATGAGTTGGAACTGGTAAAAGGCGCGTCCCACGAGTTTGAGCAGGATGCGTTCCTGAACGGCGAACTGACGCCGGTGTTCTTCGGCACCGCGCTGGGCAACTTTGGCGTGGACCATATGCTGGATGGGCTGGTGGCGTGGGCGCCTGCGCCGATGCCGCGTCAGACCGATGTGCGCGTGGTCAGCGCCGACGAAGAGAAGTTCAGCGGCTTTGTGTTCAAGATTCAGGCCAATATGGACCCGAAACACCGTGACCGCGTGGCGTTCATGCGCGTGGTATCCGGTCGGTACGATAAAGGCATGAAGCTGCGTCAGGTGCGCACCGGCAAAGACGTGGTGATTTCCGACGCGCTGACCTTCATGGCGGGCGACCGTTCCCACGTGGAAGAAGCCTACCCGGGCGACATCATCGGTTTGCACAACCACGGCACGATTCAGATAGGCGATACCTTTACTCAGGGCGAAGAGCTGAAATTCACCGGTATTCCCAACTTTGCGCCGGAACTGTTCCGCCGTATCCGCCTGCGTGACCCGCTCAAGCAGAAACAACTGCTGAAAGGGCTGGTGCAGCTTTCTGAAGAGGGCGCGGTGCAGGTGTTCCGTCCGCTTATCAACAACGATCTGATCGTGGGTGCGGTTGGGGTGTTGCAGTTTGACGTGGTGGTGGCGCGCCTGAAAACCGAATACAACGTGGAAGCGGTGTACGAGTCGGTGAACGTTTCCACCGCCCGTTGGGTCGAGTGCGACGACGTGAAGAAATTCGAGGAGTTCAAGCGCAAGAACGAACAGCATCTGGCGTTTGATGGCGGCGACAATCTGACATATGTGGCGCCGACTATGGTTAACCTCAATCTCGCGAAGGAACGTTATCCAGACGTGCAGTTCCATAAAACCCGCGAGCATTAA
- the osmY gene encoding molecular chaperone OsmY produces the protein MKKTQFAFSTKYIFSTKYAFLLATVLTSGQALAEQETLAQQAQRIADTAGKKIDSSVQQAADYVDDSTLTARVKSALLKDETLDGNDISVSTHGGVVTLSGFIASQQMATGAVKIAGQTEGVKSVSDKLQVKDNNGVQSVGMYADDTLITGTIKAKLLADDIVPSRHVKVETSDGVVLLTGQVTSRAQADRAEAIAKAVNGVKSVKNELTVKS, from the coding sequence ATGAAAAAGACCCAATTTGCATTTTCAACTAAATATATATTTTCAACTAAATATGCATTTTTGCTGGCTACGGTACTGACGAGCGGTCAGGCGCTGGCTGAACAGGAAACGCTGGCGCAGCAGGCGCAGCGTATCGCGGATACCGCAGGTAAAAAAATCGATAGTTCCGTACAGCAGGCCGCGGACTATGTGGACGACAGCACCCTTACTGCCAGAGTGAAAAGCGCGTTGCTGAAAGATGAGACGCTCGACGGCAATGACATTTCCGTTTCCACCCACGGTGGCGTGGTGACGCTCAGCGGCTTTATCGCCAGCCAGCAGATGGCGACCGGCGCGGTGAAAATAGCCGGCCAGACCGAAGGGGTCAAGTCGGTCAGCGATAAATTGCAGGTGAAGGATAACAACGGCGTGCAGTCAGTCGGCATGTATGCCGACGATACCCTCATCACCGGCACCATCAAGGCTAAATTACTGGCGGATGACATCGTCCCTTCCCGGCACGTTAAGGTAGAAACCAGCGACGGCGTGGTGTTGCTGACCGGGCAGGTGACGAGTCGTGCGCAGGCCGATCGGGCGGAAGCTATCGCCAAAGCCGTGAACGGCGTTAAAAGCGTCAAGAACGAGCTGACGGTGAAATCTTGA
- a CDS encoding CsbD family protein — MMNLDVAIGRWKQWKGCLWELWAECVDSDGAWVAGNHGFLAGVIQEYYGKEQDKVSSEHDSPH, encoded by the coding sequence ATGATGAATCTGGATGTCGCCATCGGCAGATGGAAGCAGTGGAAGGGGTGCTTGTGGGAACTGTGGGCCGAGTGCGTTGACAGCGACGGCGCCTGGGTGGCGGGAAATCACGGTTTTCTGGCCGGTGTGATACAGGAATATTACGGAAAAGAGCAGGACAAGGTATCCTCGGAGCATGACAGTCCGCACTGA
- a CDS encoding TatD family hydrolase: protein MATGESDHAQAASVGFIDTHCHFDFPLFAEDDAGSLTRAAQAGVHRLIVPAVAAEYFEQVLELSQRWPALYAALGLHPLYIAGHQDAHLAELASLLAQPHRRLVAVGEVGLDLYMPQPQFERQKAFLGAQLKLAARHDLPVILHSRRSHDQLAQILRRYPVPCTGVVHGFAGSYSQAMSFIRLGYYIGVGGTITYPRANKTRQAIARLPLDRLLLETDAPDMPVYGFQGQPNRPERIISVFETLCELRPEWPPVIADAILANTLRLFPGLQPPEPHQSA from the coding sequence ATGGCGACCGGGGAGTCCGATCACGCGCAGGCGGCGAGCGTCGGGTTTATCGATACCCATTGCCACTTTGATTTTCCCCTGTTCGCTGAGGATGACGCGGGCAGCCTGACGCGGGCGGCGCAGGCAGGCGTCCACCGGCTGATTGTGCCGGCCGTGGCCGCCGAATATTTTGAGCAGGTGCTGGAACTCAGTCAGCGCTGGCCTGCGCTGTATGCCGCGCTGGGGCTGCATCCGCTGTATATCGCCGGGCATCAGGACGCCCATCTGGCCGAACTGGCGTCGTTGCTGGCGCAGCCTCATCGCCGCCTGGTGGCGGTGGGGGAGGTCGGTCTGGATCTTTACATGCCGCAACCGCAATTCGAACGGCAAAAAGCGTTTCTGGGCGCGCAGCTTAAACTGGCGGCCCGGCACGATCTGCCGGTTATCCTCCATTCCCGCCGTAGTCACGATCAACTGGCGCAAATACTGCGCCGCTACCCGGTTCCTTGTACCGGCGTGGTGCATGGTTTTGCCGGCAGCTACAGCCAGGCCATGAGCTTCATCCGCCTTGGTTACTACATCGGCGTGGGCGGCACCATTACCTATCCGCGCGCCAACAAGACTCGTCAGGCGATTGCGCGCCTGCCGCTCGACCGGCTGCTGCTGGAGACTGATGCGCCGGATATGCCGGTGTACGGATTTCAGGGGCAACCGAACCGCCCGGAGCGTATTATTTCGGTGTTCGAAACGCTGTGCGAATTACGCCCGGAATGGCCGCCGGTTATTGCGGACGCCATTCTCGCCAACACCCTGCGGCTGTTTCCGGGGCTGCAACCGCCGGAGCCGCATCAATCCGCCTGA
- a CDS encoding 4'-phosphopantetheinyl transferase family protein: MFSSFIKNIEWLTVRQAGNKTTYSGHCARCHFDLSAYHDDLFFRAAIPVPAEITRSVPKRRAEYLAGRYLAKTVLSRLGVNDYVLTSAADRSPQWPQRIVGSLSHNVDSVLCAANQCRHDASCVGLDIETWMNAERANNLWPGIADEIEYDWLHSHHPISFAGMLTLSFSAKESLYKALYPQVKRYFDFLDVRMVGLDTVQQTFTLQLLTDLSPDYPAGRRCSGTYQWRENDITTFLFG; this comes from the coding sequence ATGTTTTCTTCATTTATTAAAAATATCGAGTGGTTGACCGTCCGTCAGGCCGGAAATAAAACCACTTACTCTGGGCATTGCGCGCGTTGTCATTTCGACCTGTCGGCGTACCACGATGATCTGTTTTTCCGGGCCGCGATTCCCGTCCCGGCGGAAATCACGCGCTCGGTGCCGAAACGCCGGGCGGAGTATCTGGCGGGGCGTTATCTGGCGAAAACGGTATTGTCCCGGCTGGGGGTGAATGACTATGTGTTGACCAGTGCAGCCGATCGCTCGCCGCAGTGGCCGCAGCGGATCGTCGGATCGCTCAGCCACAACGTCGACAGCGTGCTGTGCGCCGCGAATCAATGTCGCCACGACGCGTCCTGCGTCGGGCTGGATATCGAAACCTGGATGAACGCCGAGCGCGCCAATAATCTGTGGCCCGGCATCGCCGATGAGATTGAGTATGACTGGCTACATTCCCACCATCCCATCAGTTTCGCCGGTATGCTGACGCTGAGTTTTTCCGCCAAAGAGAGCCTGTACAAAGCATTGTATCCGCAGGTAAAACGCTACTTCGATTTTCTGGACGTGCGCATGGTCGGGCTGGATACCGTACAGCAGACCTTCACGCTGCAATTGCTGACCGACCTGTCGCCAGATTATCCGGCGGGGCGGCGTTGCTCGGGAACCTATCAATGGCGGGAAAACGATATCACCACGTTTCTATTTGGCTAA
- a CDS encoding SDR family oxidoreductase: MKMTGNTILITGGGSGIGLALAAAFHQRGNQVIIAGRRETALRQAAAAFPGLVWRALDQRDPAAINAFVGQLTQDYPALNVLINNAGIQRREDLTRPDPQLIDDTVSTNLLGPLWLTGALIPHLLRQPHAAVLNVTSELAFLPQAITPTYCASKAALHAYTDALRCQLRQTPVQVIEIIPPWVQTGLQGDRGYDPRAMPLPDFIEETLALLSQQPAADEIVVERARALRFAEREGVYAERFRAFNMGLETGSDG; encoded by the coding sequence ATGAAGATGACCGGCAACACGATACTGATTACCGGCGGCGGCTCGGGCATTGGGCTGGCGCTGGCGGCGGCGTTTCACCAGCGCGGCAATCAGGTGATCATCGCCGGGCGGCGCGAGACGGCATTGCGGCAGGCCGCCGCCGCGTTCCCCGGCCTGGTCTGGCGGGCGCTGGATCAGCGCGATCCCGCGGCCATCAACGCTTTTGTCGGGCAACTGACGCAGGATTACCCGGCGCTCAATGTGTTGATCAATAACGCCGGTATCCAGCGGCGTGAAGACCTGACCCGGCCGGACCCGCAACTGATCGACGACACGGTATCGACCAATTTGCTGGGGCCGCTGTGGCTGACCGGCGCATTGATCCCGCATCTGCTGCGGCAGCCGCACGCGGCGGTGCTGAACGTGACGTCGGAGCTGGCGTTTTTGCCGCAGGCGATTACCCCAACCTATTGCGCCAGCAAAGCGGCGCTGCATGCCTACACCGACGCGCTGCGCTGCCAACTGCGCCAGACGCCGGTGCAGGTCATCGAGATTATCCCGCCCTGGGTGCAGACCGGATTGCAGGGCGACAGGGGTTATGATCCGCGCGCCATGCCGTTGCCGGACTTTATCGAGGAGACGCTGGCTTTGCTGTCGCAGCAGCCGGCGGCCGATGAGATTGTGGTGGAGCGCGCCCGCGCGTTGCGATTCGCCGAGCGGGAAGGGGTTTACGCCGAGCGTTTTCGGGCGTTCAACATGGGCCTGGAAACGGGCTCGGACGGCTAA
- a CDS encoding methyl-accepting chemotaxis protein — MNTTALSPSSPGVSFWHHWRLMPMFSSIIGVILILFALAIGFSVHFLMRSNSSLNDVTAEIQVRLGVSNSSNHLRTARLMLIQAAAAAKEGDKDTASSSIQQAEGRLKQSADSFAAYQSREVKTPADLALDDALQQRYNDYVNNGVRPMLDAVKAGRYDDVVATEWKQTRKLDLAYNEVLLKVVAIRTQRAEALNNGAQQESVLGYSVMAASFVVAVLVSLFTYLCLRRVIIKPMRSLVERIEHIASGNLTMPLAQWGRGEVGQLGQYLQNMQQSLARTVSNVRHGVDAIYQGITEISAGNSDLSSRTEEQASALEQTASSMEELTSTVRHNADNANHASQLAGDASGKARHGGELVDSVVKTMGNIHQSSKKISEITNIINGIAFQTNILALNAAVEAARAGEQGRGFAVVAGEVRSLAQRSAQAAKEIEGLITESVALVETGSGQVSRAGETMQDIVNAVTSVTDIMAEISVASQEQSKGIDQVGQAINSIDNVTQQNAALVEQATAAATSLAEQAAGLNEAVSAFRIDGVERRPAISIAARPASVQAALPGAKKAKISNDGWETF, encoded by the coding sequence ATGAATACAACCGCTCTGTCTCCTTCGTCGCCCGGTGTGAGTTTCTGGCACCATTGGCGGCTGATGCCGATGTTCAGTTCGATCATCGGCGTCATCCTGATCCTGTTCGCGTTGGCGATAGGGTTTTCGGTCCATTTTTTGATGCGCAGCAACAGTTCTCTTAATGACGTGACGGCGGAAATCCAGGTTCGTCTGGGGGTTTCCAATAGTTCCAACCATTTGCGTACCGCTCGGCTGATGTTGATTCAGGCCGCCGCCGCTGCCAAAGAGGGCGATAAAGACACCGCCAGCAGCAGTATCCAGCAGGCGGAAGGCCGCCTGAAACAGTCGGCGGACAGCTTTGCCGCTTACCAGAGTCGTGAAGTAAAAACCCCGGCCGACCTGGCGTTGGATGACGCGTTGCAGCAGCGCTACAACGATTACGTCAATAATGGCGTCAGGCCGATGCTGGATGCGGTGAAAGCCGGCCGTTACGACGATGTGGTCGCCACCGAGTGGAAACAGACCCGTAAGCTCGACCTGGCTTACAACGAGGTGTTGCTGAAAGTGGTGGCGATCCGTACCCAGCGGGCGGAAGCGCTCAACAACGGGGCGCAGCAGGAGTCGGTGCTGGGTTACAGCGTGATGGCCGCCAGCTTTGTGGTGGCGGTGCTGGTGTCGCTGTTTACCTACCTGTGTCTGCGCCGGGTGATTATCAAACCGATGCGTTCGCTGGTGGAACGTATCGAACACATCGCCTCCGGCAATCTCACCATGCCGCTGGCGCAGTGGGGACGCGGCGAAGTCGGCCAACTGGGGCAGTATCTGCAGAACATGCAGCAGTCGCTGGCGCGAACCGTCAGCAACGTGCGTCACGGGGTGGACGCCATTTATCAGGGCATTACCGAAATTTCCGCCGGTAACAGCGACCTCTCTTCCCGCACTGAGGAACAGGCCTCCGCGCTGGAGCAGACCGCCTCCAGCATGGAAGAACTGACCTCCACCGTGCGCCATAACGCCGACAACGCCAACCATGCCAGCCAACTGGCCGGCGATGCTTCCGGCAAGGCGCGGCACGGCGGTGAACTGGTGGACAGCGTGGTGAAAACGATGGGCAACATCCACCAGAGTTCGAAGAAGATTTCTGAAATCACCAACATCATCAACGGCATCGCCTTCCAGACCAACATTCTGGCGCTCAACGCCGCGGTGGAAGCCGCGCGCGCCGGCGAGCAGGGGCGCGGTTTTGCGGTGGTGGCGGGCGAGGTGCGTTCGCTGGCGCAGCGCAGCGCCCAGGCCGCCAAAGAGATCGAAGGGCTGATCACCGAATCGGTGGCGCTGGTGGAAACCGGCTCCGGTCAGGTCAGCCGCGCCGGGGAAACCATGCAGGATATCGTCAACGCGGTGACCAGCGTGACCGACATCATGGCGGAAATTTCGGTGGCGTCGCAGGAACAGAGCAAAGGTATCGATCAGGTCGGGCAGGCGATTAACTCTATCGATAACGTCACCCAGCAGAACGCTGCGCTGGTGGAACAGGCTACCGCCGCCGCCACGTCGCTGGCCGAACAGGCCGCCGGGCTGAATGAAGCGGTGTCGGCGTTTCGTATCGACGGCGTGGAACGCCGTCCGGCCATCAGCATCGCAGCCCGTCCGGCCTCTGTGCAGGCGGCGTTGCCCGGCGCGAAAAAGGCTAAAATCAGCAACGACGGCTGGGAAACTTTTTGA